The Actinomadura sp. WMMB 499 genome includes a window with the following:
- a CDS encoding YigZ family protein, with product MRMIGRGVTHELEIRRSRFACTLARVADEGEAVAFLAAHRRAHRDAAHNCTAYVVGEHGEITRSSDDGEPAGTAGIPMLEVLVRRGLTGTAAVVTRHFGGVKLGAGGLVRAYGQAVSGAVDAAGVVELRTVVTVTAVVGHALAGRFLGDLHARWAQPSAVRYGAGVEADVAVPAERVEEFAAWAARVTAGRAVVRRGAAGHVEVPVTG from the coding sequence GTGCGCATGATCGGCCGGGGCGTCACGCACGAGCTGGAGATCCGCCGCTCCCGGTTCGCCTGCACGCTGGCGCGGGTGGCCGACGAGGGCGAGGCCGTCGCGTTCCTGGCCGCGCACCGCCGGGCGCACCGCGACGCCGCCCACAACTGCACCGCCTACGTGGTCGGCGAGCACGGCGAGATCACCAGGAGCAGCGACGACGGGGAACCGGCCGGGACGGCCGGGATCCCGATGCTGGAGGTGCTGGTGCGGCGCGGGCTGACCGGGACCGCGGCGGTCGTCACCCGCCACTTCGGCGGCGTGAAGCTGGGGGCGGGCGGGCTGGTGCGCGCCTACGGGCAGGCGGTGTCGGGGGCGGTCGACGCGGCCGGGGTGGTGGAACTGCGGACGGTGGTGACGGTGACGGCCGTGGTCGGGCACGCGCTGGCGGGCCGGTTCCTCGGCGACCTGCACGCGCGGTGGGCGCAGCCGTCCGCCGTCCGGTACGGCGCCGGGGTCGAGGCGGACGTGGCGGTCCCGGCCGAGCGGGTGGAGGAGTTCGCGGCGTGGGCCGCGCGGGTCACGGCGGGCCGCGCGGTCGTGCGGCGCGGCGCCGCCGGGCACGTGGAGGTCCCGGTCACCGGGTGA
- a CDS encoding DUF3152 domain-containing protein → MHDLQDPAAAPRPSRRRRWSRRRARWAAGTAAALALGAGAAVLSQTVPGDARPGPAQAPRTAGTPARTPARTPASGPADAAAAPAPGAAAAPGRADGGPLVNGRRQPAPVDVPRSAAGAYTVVPGTAEPPAGTGGPVVEYLVEVERGLPFTGGGFAAAVHRVLNDPRGWGHGGKMRFRRVSEGPVRFRVSLSSPALTDRVCAPLITGGELSCREGERSVINALRWAEGDDSYGGDVLSYREYLVNHEVGHALGHGHRSCPGAGERAPVMVQQTKSLYGCRPNPWPHPEE, encoded by the coding sequence GTGCACGATCTCCAGGACCCGGCCGCCGCGCCCCGGCCGTCCCGGCGCCGCCGGTGGTCCCGCCGCCGGGCGCGGTGGGCGGCGGGCACGGCCGCCGCGCTGGCGCTGGGCGCCGGTGCGGCGGTGCTGTCCCAGACCGTGCCGGGGGACGCGCGCCCCGGGCCCGCGCAGGCGCCCCGGACCGCCGGCACCCCCGCCCGGACGCCCGCCCGGACGCCCGCGAGCGGCCCGGCGGACGCCGCGGCCGCACCCGCGCCGGGCGCGGCCGCCGCGCCGGGACGGGCCGATGGAGGGCCGCTCGTCAACGGGCGGCGGCAGCCCGCACCCGTGGACGTCCCGCGGTCGGCGGCCGGCGCGTACACCGTCGTGCCGGGCACCGCCGAGCCGCCCGCCGGGACGGGCGGGCCCGTCGTGGAGTACCTGGTCGAGGTCGAGCGGGGGCTGCCGTTCACCGGCGGCGGGTTCGCGGCCGCGGTGCACCGCGTCCTCAACGACCCGCGCGGCTGGGGCCACGGCGGAAAGATGCGGTTCCGGCGGGTGAGCGAGGGCCCGGTGCGGTTCCGGGTGTCGCTGTCGAGCCCGGCGCTGACCGACCGCGTGTGCGCGCCGCTGATCACCGGCGGGGAGCTGTCGTGCCGCGAGGGCGAACGGTCGGTGATCAACGCGCTGCGGTGGGCCGAGGGCGACGACTCCTACGGCGGCGACGTCCTGTCCTACCGGGAGTACCTCGTCAACCACGAGGTGGGGCACGCGCTCGGGCACGGCCACCGGTCGTGTCCCGGCGCGGGCGAGCGGGCGCCGGTGATGGTGCAGCAGACCAAGTCGCTGTACGGGTGCCGCCCCAATCCCTGGCCGCACCCGGAGGAGTGA
- a CDS encoding HAD-IIA family hydrolase has protein sequence MTERGPIEYWLSDMDGVLVHEGRPVPGAEEFVERLAASGKPFLILTNNSIYTRRDLSARLAALGLRVPAESIWTSALATARFLADQRPQGSAYVIGEAGLTTALHENDFVLTDIDPDYVVLGETRTYSFSQITKAIRLIEGGARFVATNPDPIGPSPEGALPACGAVAAMITRATKVDPYFVGKPNPLMMRTALNRVGGHSESTAMIGDRMDTDIVAGVEAGLETILVLTGVTREDEIGRFPFRPSRVAASIADLLDLI, from the coding sequence ATGACCGAGCGCGGGCCCATCGAGTACTGGTTGTCGGACATGGACGGGGTCCTGGTGCACGAGGGGCGGCCCGTCCCCGGAGCCGAGGAGTTCGTGGAGCGCCTCGCCGCCTCCGGCAAGCCCTTCCTGATCCTGACCAACAACTCCATCTACACCCGGCGCGACCTGTCGGCGCGGCTGGCGGCGCTCGGGCTGCGGGTGCCCGCGGAATCGATCTGGACGTCGGCGCTGGCGACCGCCCGTTTCCTGGCCGACCAGCGCCCGCAGGGCTCGGCGTACGTGATCGGCGAGGCGGGCCTGACGACGGCGCTGCACGAGAACGACTTCGTGCTGACCGACATCGACCCCGACTACGTGGTGCTGGGGGAGACCCGCACCTACAGCTTCTCGCAGATCACCAAGGCGATCCGGCTGATCGAGGGCGGCGCCCGGTTCGTGGCGACCAACCCCGACCCGATCGGCCCGTCCCCCGAGGGCGCGCTCCCGGCGTGCGGCGCGGTCGCCGCGATGATCACGCGGGCCACGAAGGTGGACCCCTACTTCGTCGGCAAGCCGAACCCGCTGATGATGCGGACGGCGCTGAACCGGGTCGGCGGGCACAGCGAGTCCACCGCGATGATCGGCGACCGGATGGACACCGACATCGTCGCGGGCGTCGAGGCCGGGCTGGAGACGATCCTGGTGCTCACCGGGGTGACGCGCGAGGACGAGATCGGCCGGTTCCCCTTCCGCCCGTCGCGGGTGGCGGCCTCCATCGCCGACCTGCTCGACCTGATCTGA
- a CDS encoding class I adenylate-forming enzyme family protein translates to MQSIAEVRAAMTAPGQPFEMDEVDIRGVRTRVWKHAPPTLRDVLEASRAHGAADFIVYEDDRLTFAAHYARAAAFARALTERYGVRKGDRVAIAMRNYPQWSVAFFGAAAAGAVVVPLNAWWSAAELEYGLRDSGAAVLVADAQRAERLAGARPAPDLTVLVARPGADLPPGAADFDAVVDAALAAAGGPAAAVPPDVALAPEDDATIFYTSGTTGRPKGALGTHRNITGNPIGLAYGLASAGVRAGRALGELTAPQRRCTLLSVPLFHATGCHSVLVSSALQGGTVVLMYKWDVPTALRLIERERVTGFGGVPTMAWQVLTSPDFGEYDTSSLTGVSYGGAPAAPALVDKIRERLPERVPGNGYGLTETSSVTTYNGGVNYLEHPDSVGPPVAVCDVRVVGPDGAEVPAGEVGELLIKGPNVIKGYWNRPEETARAFVDGWFHSGDLARVDADGFVYIVDRAKDMLIRGGENVYCAEVEAALYEHPAVADCAVIGVPHDVLGEEVGAVVVPRPGASLTAEEAREFLAARIAAFKVPAHWWLRGEDLPRNPGGKILKTRLREELLGAPR, encoded by the coding sequence GTGCAGAGCATCGCCGAGGTCCGGGCCGCCATGACGGCCCCCGGGCAGCCGTTCGAGATGGACGAGGTCGACATCCGCGGGGTGCGGACCCGCGTGTGGAAGCACGCCCCGCCCACCCTGCGGGACGTGCTGGAGGCGTCCCGCGCCCACGGCGCGGCCGACTTCATCGTCTACGAGGACGACCGGCTGACCTTCGCCGCCCACTACGCGCGGGCCGCGGCGTTCGCCCGGGCCCTCACCGAGCGGTACGGGGTCCGCAAGGGAGACCGGGTCGCGATCGCGATGCGCAACTACCCGCAGTGGTCGGTGGCGTTCTTCGGCGCGGCCGCCGCGGGCGCCGTCGTGGTCCCCCTGAACGCCTGGTGGAGCGCCGCGGAACTGGAGTACGGGCTGCGCGACAGCGGAGCCGCGGTGCTGGTCGCCGACGCGCAGCGCGCCGAACGCCTCGCCGGCGCGCGGCCCGCGCCGGACCTCACCGTCCTGGTCGCCCGGCCCGGCGCGGACCTCCCGCCCGGCGCCGCCGACTTCGACGCCGTCGTCGACGCGGCGCTGGCCGCCGCGGGCGGCCCGGCGGCGGCCGTCCCGCCCGACGTCGCGCTCGCCCCCGAGGACGACGCGACGATCTTCTACACCTCCGGCACCACCGGGCGTCCCAAGGGGGCACTGGGCACGCACCGCAACATCACCGGCAATCCGATCGGCCTCGCCTACGGGCTGGCCTCCGCCGGGGTCCGCGCGGGCCGCGCGCTTGGGGAGCTGACGGCGCCGCAGCGCCGCTGCACGCTGCTGAGCGTCCCGCTGTTCCACGCCACCGGCTGCCACTCGGTGCTGGTGTCCAGCGCGCTGCAGGGCGGCACCGTCGTGCTGATGTACAAGTGGGACGTCCCGACGGCGCTGCGGCTCATCGAGCGGGAGCGGGTCACCGGGTTCGGCGGCGTCCCCACCATGGCCTGGCAGGTGCTGACCTCCCCCGACTTCGGCGAATACGACACCTCCAGCCTGACCGGGGTCAGCTACGGCGGCGCGCCCGCCGCGCCGGCGCTGGTCGACAAGATCCGCGAGCGGCTGCCCGAGCGGGTGCCCGGCAACGGGTACGGGCTGACCGAGACGTCCTCGGTCACCACCTACAACGGCGGCGTGAACTACCTGGAGCATCCCGACAGCGTCGGCCCGCCGGTGGCGGTCTGCGACGTCCGGGTCGTCGGGCCGGACGGCGCGGAGGTGCCGGCGGGCGAGGTCGGCGAGCTGCTGATCAAGGGCCCCAACGTCATCAAGGGGTACTGGAACCGGCCCGAGGAGACCGCCCGCGCGTTCGTGGACGGCTGGTTCCACAGCGGCGACCTGGCCCGCGTGGACGCCGACGGGTTCGTCTACATCGTCGACCGGGCCAAGGACATGCTGATCCGGGGCGGGGAGAACGTGTACTGCGCCGAAGTGGAGGCGGCCCTGTACGAGCATCCGGCGGTGGCCGACTGCGCGGTGATCGGTGTCCCGCACGACGTGCTGGGCGAGGAGGTCGGCGCCGTGGTCGTCCCGCGGCCGGGCGCGTCCCTCACCGCCGAGGAGGCGCGGGAGTTCCTGGCCGCGCGGATCGCGGCGTTCAAGGTGCCCGCGCACTGGTGGCTGCGGGGCGAGGACCTGCCCCGCAACCCCGGCGGGAAGATCCTCAAGACGCGGCTGCGGGAGGAGCTGCTGGGCGCCCCCCGGTAG